A region of Thermoplasmata archaeon DNA encodes the following proteins:
- a CDS encoding metallophosphoesterase, protein MVFQHEIEIANGIFLSEHRAVFLKPLSVCVISDLHIGLESGMLGVEMNVHIQEMQERIGKLIERYKPEKLVVNGDFKHTFSGNVKEEWEGVPEILDYLAETVDVWIVRGNHDNFLQSITSKQNVKFVECLELGNFIFLHGHKEFSFRPGSIYVLGHEHPAVKLSDRVGGYVKMPVFLWSQNRFLLLPAFSPWTYGHDLADGDVLLPSLRHADYLEAEVVGWTEYGLLRMPRLRELLAAGRL, encoded by the coding sequence ATGGTATTCCAGCATGAGATTGAGATTGCAAATGGTATCTTTCTCTCAGAGCATCGAGCTGTCTTTCTGAAACCACTTTCGGTCTGTGTAATCTCTGACCTCCACATTGGGCTTGAAAGTGGGATGCTGGGCGTGGAAATGAATGTGCACATTCAGGAGATGCAGGAAAGAATTGGGAAGCTCATTGAGAGGTATAAACCAGAGAAGCTCGTGGTCAATGGCGATTTCAAGCATACTTTTTCTGGCAATGTAAAAGAGGAATGGGAGGGAGTACCTGAAATTCTGGATTATCTGGCAGAAACTGTAGATGTGTGGATTGTGCGAGGAAACCATGATAATTTTTTGCAGAGCATTACTTCAAAACAAAATGTGAAATTTGTAGAGTGCCTTGAACTGGGAAACTTTATTTTTCTGCACGGACATAAAGAATTCAGTTTCAGGCCTGGCAGCATCTATGTGCTGGGGCATGAGCATCCTGCAGTGAAACTTTCCGACAGGGTTGGCGGCTATGTGAAAATGCCTGTCTTTCTCTGGAGCCAGAATCGGTTTCTCTTGTTGCCTGCCTTCTCTCCCTGGACATACGGGCATGACCTAGCTGATGGGGATGTGCTCCTGCCCTCGCTGAGACATGCTGACTATCTGGAGGCGGAGGTCGTGGGCTGGACAGAGTATGGATTGCTAAGGATGCCAAGGTTGAGGGAACTCCTAGCCGCAGGTAGATTGTGA